One Rhizoctonia solani chromosome 3, complete sequence genomic region harbors:
- a CDS encoding alpha/beta hydrolase family protein, producing MTPATIAKYPEGTPFETGMLEVSREPPHTLYYEVSGDKDGKPVVFLHGGPGGGVSPSDRTYFDPEKYKIILFDQRGCGKSQPSSSLEANTTWDLVADIEKLREKLKIDKWVVFGGSWGSTLSLAYAQTHPDRVKGLILRGIFTLRKSELDFFYQNGTSHLFPEAWEEYVAPVPEAERDDFIKAYNKLLNSNDEKVRLNAAKAWSKWEMTTSKLYVDPEYVARATEDDWANAFARIENHYFINEGFMRQGQLLEKQSIDKIRHIPTIVVQGRYDVVCPITTAWALKKEWPDIELHIVPDAGHSAREPGTAKLLTEAADKFVSL from the exons ATGACTCCCGCAACTATTGCTAAATATCCTGAAGGCACTCCCTTTGAGACAGGGATGCTCGAGGTTTCGAGAGAGCCTCCGCATACACTTTA CTACGAAGTGAGCGGGGACAAGGATGGCAAACCAG TTGTGTTCTTACACG GTGGTCCGGGAGGAGGGGTGAGCCCATCCGATCGTACATACTTTGATCCCGAGAAATACAAGATCATCCTGTTCGATCAACGAGGATGTGGTAAATCGCAACC GAGTTCATCTCTCGAAGCCAATACAACATGGGATCTGGTGGCTGATATTGAGAAGCTCCGCGAAAAGCTAAAGATCGATAAATGGGTTGTCTTTGGAGGCTCTTGG GGCTCAACTTTGTCGCTAGCTTATGCCCAAACACACCCAGATCGCGTGAAAGGCCTGATCCTACG GGGCATCTTTACCTTACGAAAGAG TGAACTTGATTTCTTCTATCAG AACGGCACTTCTCATCTCTTCCCCGAAGCATG GGAGGAGTATGTTGCTCCTGTTCCCGAGGCCGAGCGTGATGATTTCATCAAAGCGTACAACAAGTTGCTCAACTCGAATGACGAGAAGGTTAGGCTAAACGCGGCAAAGGCTTGGTCCAAGTGGGA AATGACTACGTCCAAGTTGTATGTCGATCCGGAGTACGTTGCTAGGGCCACTGAAGATGATTGGGCCAA TGCATTTGCTCGTATCGAAAACCATTACTTTATTAACGAG GGATTTATGCGCCAAGGCCAACTCCTAGAGAAGCAGTCGATTGATAAAAT CCGCCACATCCCAACAATTGTCGTACAAGGCCGGTACGATGTAGTCTGTCCG ATAACCACCGCATGGGCCCTCAAGAAGGAATGGCCAGATATTGAACTTCATATTGTTCCT GACGCTGGCCACTCCGCCCGTGAGCCGGGAACTGCAAAACTCCTCACCGAG GCCGCAGACAAATTCGTCTCCCTTTGA
- a CDS encoding CHAT domain protein, with translation MSKEERNRLFESGIAALSQAKSSSDPTNYASLIAEAKRDLDQAVDLTERDDPNFANYVHIWASTHALCIAFVDYSAELDSYLASSPLVENLNNWFRECPGQIVNKFSIEEQELEDFWAGVTEIQDERYSSLDIPALISPGALAVSVDVFGEAISHSGSNTIHIWSLCRSIALYLRMDLYNPSEISLSISSFTKATALKDTNEGSPDDTDPFLLKTVELMFNNPQNDFRYDSLRSLAAFYAQRQLTTFNELWSSYQSDGTSTNLDDAISASFEGILWTRDAGIPDNIRFELVFGYAGAAYERFNFSQNTEDLENPVQLLQEVPFYVGIDKEQMAAAKQLQALMLADLAYILSESREVEDWVKAVTFWKQSVLVTEPDTPDLSKRLFELGNLAFKICKTSEDWKAEYFSEACDAYERASITATDAPFAAEIHFERASIFYYRFLETLTRKDLDLSMKFGTKACDLVRQTPFPGLKDAHWSGIYTHCSKLIRSVQENIKGDDRDITEKLEEVVELLELIIPYPHTNRLFAINRLGLTYTLLARIQRRAGQSIAFCRNYLEKALELHESTIKETPSESDFIYVRYNLVGSTYYQLYDLTTTDDPLHSSYLNLSIDNFRLAYPPGNLNLNYAMKLAKALEDRYKLSKERSDLDECVDVLCPDQAKPQFGHSKVFLDAATLLVRICHDYNLHEIVLEGYKRVFVALRKMIRLGLSSTERQDAIVYSVGYACDAAASALEQGQVNVAVELLEEGRNLFFSQLLPIQMDTTSIKLQDPDLASYLDETIDKIKQYYRATDAASYRPNQVDYEGGFADDIEEISRDYTPESMKLLRYGSELERWLGIVRKLPGHEHFMSLSPFSHLRQAASVCPIVYISVSRFRCDALVIGSEKQDVLIVPLPTTFEKVLALSQTMRRNIFQQGRGVRDDTPEDGTRAMVQRRTRGLTPTQEIQGVLRQLWTTIVQPVLLALDYLSSGNTPSDILPRLCWCPSGPSATFLPLHAAGDYARGPEHCAMTHVVSTYIPTISSLLHGLERKPHSNSQDAHMLLISQPASPPNLPLPGVIVERDRILATFEEIKGSGNITSLHDKAGLVEEVVKQLPSHEMLHLACHGIQDTFNPLDSSVVLHDGNLTIREIIQTPLPKAELVYLSACQTATGSIKTPDESFSLAGSFMFAGYRGAVATMWSINDQDGCDVATSFYRRILQSDGDPVSNSALALHCAVQELRGANPEIDPIRWIPFVYFGVPGPIGDSSDNAV, from the exons ATGAGTAAAGAAGAGAGAAATCGATTATTTGAATCCGGCATAGCTGCACTTAGTCAAGCCAAATCGAGTTCCGACCCCACAAACTACGCGAGCCTAATAGCTGAGGCTAAGCGTGACCTAGACCAAGCTGTGGATTTAACCGAAAGGGATGATCCCAACTTTGCAAACTATGTACATATCTGGGCCTCGACACATGCTTTGTGTATCGCATTTGTCGATTATTCAGCCGAGCTGGACTCATACCTTGCTTCATCTCCGCTTGTCGAAAACCTGAACAACTGGTTCCGCGAGTGCCCTGGACAGATTGTAAATAAGTTTAgtattgaagagcaagagttGGAAGATTTTTGGGCGGGTGTAACTGAGATCCAGGACGAACGCTACTCGTCGCTAGATATTCCGGCCTTAATTTCACCCGGGGCACTGGCGGTATCGGTTGACGTCTTTGGTGAAGCAATCTCACATTCGGGCAGCAACACTATACACATTTGGAGCTTATGCCGCTCAATAGCACTTTACTTGAGAATGGATTTATACAACCCAAGTGAAATATCTCTCTCCATTTCTTCCTTTACAAAAGCAACGGCACTCAAAGACACAAACGAAGGCTCTCCCGACGATACAGACCCCTTCCTGTTAAAAACTGTTGAACTGATGTTCAATAATCCCCAAAACGATTTTCGATATGACTCTCTCCGAAGCCTGGCAGCATTTTATGCACAGAG GCAATTAACGACGTTCAACGAATTGTGGAGTTCTTACCAATCAGACGGCACTTCCACCAACCTCGACGATGCTATATCAGCCTCGTTTGAAGGAATCCTTTGGACTCGAGACGCGGGCATACCCGATAATATTCGGTTCGAACTTGTGTTTGGCTATGCGGGTGCAGCGTACGAGAGGTTTAATTTCTCCCAAAACACGGAGGACCTTGAAAATCCTGTCCAACTCCTTCAAGAAGTCCCGTTTTATGTGGGAATAGATAAAGAACAGATGGCGGCAGCTAAACAACTCCAAGCCCTAATGTTGGCAGATCTTGCCTATATCCTATCCGAAAGTCGTGAAGTGGAAGACTGGGTAAAGGCTGTCACGTTCTGGAAGCAAAGTGTGTTGGTGACCGAACCGGATACTCCAGACCTTTCTAAGCGCCTATTTGAACTTGGCAACTTGGCATTCAAAATATGCAAGACATCTGAAGACTGGAAAGCTGAGTATTTCTCTGAGGCCTGCGATGCTTATGAGAGGGCATCTATTACTGCGACCGACGCCCCTTTCGCTGCCGAGATTCACTTTGAGCGTGCCTCTATTTTCTACTATCGTTTTCTCGAGACACTCACACGAAAAGATCTCGATCTTAGCATGAAATTCGGTACCAAAGCATGCGATCTGGTCCGTCAAACGCCTTTTCCAGGCCTGAAAGACGCACATTGGAGCGGCATTTACACACACTGTAGCAAACTAATAAGATCGGTCCAAGAGAATATCAAGGGGGATGACAGAGATATTACCGAAAAGCTAGAAGAAGTAGTCGAACTCTTAGAGCTCATTATTCCATATCCCCACACCAACCGTCTTTTTGCTATCAACCGCTTGGGACTCACATACACCCTACTGGCCCGCATACAACGCCGTGCAGGCCAATCTATCGCATTCTGCCGAAATTATCTTGAAAAGGCATTAGAACTTCATGAATCCACAATCAAAGAAACACCAAGCGAGAGCGATTTTATATATGTTCGATACAATCTAGTTGGTTCGACATACTACCAACTGTACGATCTAACAACAACCGATGATCCACTCCATTCAAGCTATCTCAACTTATCCATTGATAACTTCCGATTGGCATATCCGCCGGGTAATCTAAACCTCAACTACGCCATGAAGCTTGCTAAAGCCCTTGAGGATCGTTATAAATTATCCAAGGAACGCTCGGACTTGGATGAATGTGTAGACGTACTCTGTCCAGACCAAGCCAAGCCTCAATTCGGACACTCAAAAGTTTTTCTCGATGCTGCCACCCTACTTGTGAGGATTTGCCATGATTATAACTTGCATGAAATAGTGTTGGAGGGATACAAGCGAGTCTTCGTAGCTCTACGAAAAATGATTCGGCTAGGGCTCTCATCGACTGAACGACAAGATGCTATTGTATACTCTGTTGGATACGCCTGCGATGCTGCTGCTTCTGCTCTGGAACAAGGTCAAGTTAACGTTGCTGTAGAGCTACTCGAAGAGGGCAGAAACCTATTCTTTTCTCAGTTGCTTCCTATCCAAATGGACACTACCTCGATTAAACTTCAAGATCCAGATTTAGCCTCATATCTTGATGAGACGATAGATAAGATTAAACAGTATTATCGAGCCACTGATGCTGCCAGCTACCGGCCAAACCAAGTGGATTACGAGGGTGGATTTGCCGATGATATAGAAGAAATTAGTCGGGATTACACTCCAGAGAGTATGAAGTTGCTTCGTTATGGGAGCGAGCTGGAAAGATGGCTGGGAATCGTCCGCAAGCTACCCGGACACGAGCATTTTATGAGCTTGAGCCCGTTCTCGCACCTAAGGCAAGCTGCTAGCGTGTGTCCCATAGTTTACATCAGCGTTAGCCGCTTTCGCTGTGATGCCCTGGTAATCGGCAGCGAGAAACAGGATGTGCTTATAGTCCCCCTTCCCACTACATTCGAAAAGGTACTTGCTTTATCTCAGACCATGCGTCGGAATATATTCCAGCAAGGACGAGGAGTTCGTGACGACACTCCCGAAGACGGCACCCGAGCAATGGTCCAGAGGCGCACCAGAGGATTAACCCCAACACAAGAAATACAAGGTGTCTTGCGTCAATTATGGACTACAATTGTGCAACCAGTGCTATTAGCTCTAGACTACCTG AGTTCGGGCAATACGCCCTCGGATATCCTCCCACGTCTATGTTGGTGCCCTAGTGGCCCTTCAGCTACCTTTTTGCCACTTCATGCCGCAGGAGACTATGCACGGGGGCCAGAGCATTGCGCTATGACCCATGTTGTCTCCACATACATACCGACCATTTCGTCTCTTCTTCATGGTTTAGAGCGCAAACCACACAGCAATTCACAAGATGCCCATATGTTATTAATCTCACAACCGGCTTCGCCACCTAACTTGCCACTGCCAGGAGTGATAGTAGAGAGGGACCGGATATTAGCCACGTTCGAAGAAATTAAAGGCTCTGGCAATATTACATCTCTACACGACAAAGCGGGTCTTGTAGAAGAGGTTGTGAAGCAATTGCCATCGCACGAGATGTTGCACCTTGCTTGCCATGGTATTCAGGATACCTTTAATCCTTTGGATAGCAGCGTGGTTCTTCATGACGGAAACCTGACTATTCGAGAAATTATTCAGACTCCACTGCCAAAAGCGGAGTTGGTGTACTTGTCGGCGTGCCAGACAGCAACCG GGAGCATTAAAACACCCGACGAATCGTTTAGTCTCGCAGGGAGCTTCATGTTTGCTGGCTATAGAGGTGCCGTAGCCACTATGTGGTCTATCAATGACCAAGACGGGTGCGACGTAGCCACTTCATTCTACAGACGTATACTACAAAGCGATGGAGATCCTGTCTCCAATTCAGCCCTTGCTTTGCACTGTGCAGTCCAAGAATTACGAGGAGCCAATCCAGAAATTGACCCTATAAGATGGATTCCCTTTGTATATTTTGGTGTCCCAGGACCGATTGGTGACAGCTCAGACAATGCCGTTTAA
- a CDS encoding myosin-4 — MSFTNTPLGQQRRVDRNTFLNGPKKQQLKSSKLAGESEQPETQPSPPRRAASTHTIPVSYSYGAPELARSGSGSPPKASSSTGNRPSSPTRSATTSQRAPTEEPGSSEPANVRYARLKQRNQSLGPTASTSSVTSSPGVVFRDTSVNVANAFTQAAFSKLGGTLPKPRLTQSWSSGNRLTTQASTTFGRAPSVLREEDESGIGANDSGEVDINGDPINRADRAKTPLYDALGAAGSFLINQARRATSRQPEDSASTTNIQQSLSSVDRTSDYEDAEALYQRAKAGLTIPEPGPDTSKSSTTSKKKPRKSRDNALYKPSESEEEESDGFDSDEGKRKKKPKHVKGMSLPIIGPSRSNRSRKLRRQSSRPSASMLGDGDLHSVSNLMQVDEEPSILPPSRGRSESRSRSRSRSRSRSHTPRSQSVGGHTTDSMAEEQALEDALVDDDSNAYTDPEVAQQSREIAGSQQIPRASLQSSFSYSPKRNSKGLGVGAALGTFVRSVMRALVSLKKLNHDMKVVLSILVVLSALYMGIFRSSRPVKPSQPTHYEHTPIPQFDMPPGSLEELIKRLAILEQAQRSTDTAIGDMSSRVGSVEGYVGNVDARVGQVDTRMLTMETRVGTVETKVLRVDERVSKADDRLDRFDSRVEKVANRAEDIGSQVGKVDKLVRDIDTRVGQVDKRIGQVDTKVVQMDGWVAQAETKFDQLGNRVGYVERSGTTSGKSEGKGSYSDAQVREMEARTREIELKAKEIEGHVKRFEGRAKDIDSKTADLDSKTRDIDSKTKELDAKSREHDTKSRDFESKLRDIEAKFKDAAGSSWWRGTRGSNQQEQLAIGPEAMDQIVQRAVLATTKDTVMRADFALYTGGGRIIPEYTSPTFSMAPAPGWRRMLGIGTVHGRSPAVALVPDINVGNCWPFAGSQGQIAVLLSRSVKVDAVTIDHASKEVAYDLRAAPRKFAVWGLVEGADNLEKLAKYQQGLEKPAIDGPMNEAQSEEAPPFKPARILLAEFEYDINAKTHIQTFEVSERVKQAGIDVGVVVFQVRSSWGDPNYTCLYRVRVHGEAVGPNVSGA; from the exons ATGTCCTTCACCAACACACCTCTTGGACAACAGCGGCGAGTTGACCGCAACACCTTTCTCAACGGACCTAAAAAACAACAACTAAAATCTTCTAAGCTTGCTGGAGAGTCGGAGCAGCCTGAAACACAGCCCTCCCCGCCTCGCAGAGCAGCCTCGACCCATACTATCCCGGTCTCGTATTCTTACGG TGCCCCAGAGCTCGCACGATCCGGGTCCGGTTCACCTCCCAAGGCGTCTTCCTCGACTGGCAACCGGCCATCTTCCCCCACTCGATCCGCCACCACGTCTCAACGCGCCCCTACCGAAGAGCCAGGCTCTTCTGAGCCTGCCAACGTTCGTTACGCCCGCCTTAAACAGCGTAACCAATCGTTGGGTCCTACCGCTTCCACCTCGTCTGTTACATCTTCCCCTGGAGTCGTCTTCCGTGACACGAGCGTAAACGTTGCCAATGCCTTTACGCAGGCGGCGTTTTCCAAGCTTGGAGGGACCTTGCCAAAGCCCAGGTTGACCCAGAGCTGGTCCAGTGGTAACCGACTCACTACCCAGGCGTCTACTACATTTGGCCGTGCGCCATCGGTACTTCGCGAGGAGGATGAATCTGGAATTGGTGCAAACGATTCGGGCGAGGTGGACATCAATGGGGACCCTATCAACCGCGCCGATCGGGCCAAGACCCCGTTGTACGATGCACTTGGTGCTGCCGGGTCCTTTTTGATCAACCAAGCCAGGCGTGCTACGTCCCGCCAGCCCGAGGATTCAGCTTCGACTACCAACATCCAGCAGTCTCTCTCTAGCGTGGATCGTACCAGTGATTATGAAGATGCTGAGGCTCTCTACCAGCGTGCAAAAGCCGGTCTTACCATCCCTGAGCCTGGGCCCGACACGAGTAAATCCTCCACTACGTCCAAGAAGAAACCGAGAAAGAGCAGGGACAACGCGCTCTATAAGCCCTCAGAATCGGAGGAGGAAGAGTCGGACGGATTTGACTCGGATGAGGGCAAGCGGAAGAAAAAGCCCAAACATGTCAAGGGAATGTCGCTGCCTATTATTGGGCCCTCCAGAAGTAATCGCTCTAGAAAGCTTCGCAGACAATCTTCACGACCGAGCGCAAGTATGCTGGGCGACGGCGACTTGCATAGCGTTAGCAATCTTATGCAGGTCGATGAAGAGCCATCTATTCTGCCTCCGTCTCGTGGGAGGTCCGAGAGTCGAAGCCGTAGCCGTAGTCGTAGTCGCAGCCGGAGTCACACTCCTCGATCTCAAAGCGTGGGTGGTCATACTACCGACTCGATGGCTGAAGAGCAAGCACTGGAGGATGCGTTGGTTGATGACGACTCGAACGCCTACACCGATCCTGAAGTTGCCCAACAGTCTCGCGAAATCGCTGGCTCTCAACAAATACCACGTGCCTCGTTGCAATCCTCGTTCTCGTACTCGCCCAAGCGGAATAGCAAAGGCCTGGGAGTGGGAGCTGCACTTGGGACCTTTGTGCGCTCAGTCATGCGTGCACTGGTTTCACTGAAAAAATTGAACCATGATATGAAAGTGGTGCTTAGTATTCTCGTTGTACTCTCTGCTCTTTACATGGGTATATTCAGATCCTCGAGACCGGTCAAACCCTCTCAACCCACTCACTATGAGCACACACCTATCCCCCAATTCGACATGCCTCCTGGGTCCCTGGAAGAGCTCATCAAAAGGCTGGCAATACTCGAACAGGCACAACGCTCAACAGACACCGCCATTGGAGATATGTCCTCGCGAGTAGGAAGCGTGGAGGGCTACGTTGGAAACGTCGATGCCAGGGTCGGACAGGTTGACACGCGAATGTTGACGATGGAGACCAGAGTCGGAACTGTCGAAACCAAAGTCCTCCGGGTTGACGAACGGGTTAGCAAGGCTGACGATCGACTCGACCGCTTCGATAGTCGGGTGGAAAAGGTCGCCAACCGAGCGGAAGACATTGGCTCGCAGGTTGGCAAGGTCGATAAATTGGTTCGAGACATCGATACACGTGTAGGACAAGTCGACAAACGCATAGGACAGGTGGACACCAAGGTCGTGCAAATGGACGGCTGGGTTGCGCAGGCAGAAACCAAGTTTGACCAGCTCGGGAACCGTGTGGGATACGTTGAGCGATCTGGTACCACGTCTGGGAAGTCGGAAGGAAAAGGGAGCTATTCCGATGCTCAGGTCAGGGAGATGGAAGCCCGCACGCGCGAGATCGAACTTAAAGCCAAGGAGATTGAAGGACATGTCAAACGATTCGAAGGCAGGGCGAAAGATATCGACTCCAAGACGGCCGACCTTGATTCTAAGACCAGGGACATTGACTCCAAGACCAAGGAGCTCGACGCCAAATCTCGTGAACACGATACCAAATCCCGGGACTTTGAATCTAAACTCCGCGATATCGAGGCCAAGTTCAAGGACGCTGCTGGCAGCTCATGGTGGCGTGGCACTCGTGGAAGCAATCAACAAGAGCAGCTTGCGATCGGACCAGAGGCTATGGACCAAATCGTTCAGCGTGCCGTTCTAGCGACCACCAAGGATACCGTTATGCGTGCCGACTTTGCATTGTACACTGGTGGCGGCCGCATTATTCCCGAGTACACCTCGCCCACGTTTAGCATGGCTCCTGCGCCTGGTTGGCGACGTATGTTAGGCATCGGAACAGTACACGGGCGTTCGCCAGCAGTGGCTCTTGTCCCCGATATTAATGTTGGTAACTGTTGGCCCTTTGCAGGGAGCCAAGGCCAGATTGCTGTCCTCCTTAGCCGAAGCGTCAAAGTTGACGCTGTGACTATCGACCACGCTTCGAAGGAAGTAGCATACGATCTCCGTGCTGCGCCAAGGAAATTCGCGGTTTGGGGGTTGGTCGAAGGCGCGGACAATCTCGAGAAATTGGCCAAATACCAGCAAGGGCTCGAGAAGCCGGCAATTGACGGGCCCATGAACGAGGCCCAGAGCGAAGAAGCTCCGCCCTTTAAACCAGCGAGAATCCTTTTGGCCGAGTTTGAGTACGATATCAACGCCAAAACGCACATTCAAACGTTCGAAGTTTCGGAACGCGTCAAACAAGCCGGAATCGACGTCGGTGTCGTTGTCTTTCAGGTTCGAAGCTCTTGGGGAGACCCGAACTATACCTGTTTGTACCGCGTCCGCGTACACGGAGAGGCTGTTGGGCCAAACGTCAGCGGTGCATAG
- a CDS encoding histidine phosphatase family containing protein, producing the protein MEVDNNSQGIRYEAISGFFIQSDPSTDPQPHPPAFGLKSRTSATYWEDFEARIQKLQQSAPGNVRYVVCWLARHGQGWRVDRYGPIAWENKWSKQNGDGEITWGPDAKLTPLGETQAKAVNEIWKKELSRPGDPIPVPTRLFSSPLTRALATLDLTFKGVLPKDESTGDPVRSPLVIENLREELSPYTSDHRSSKTDIQKAYPGFLFEDSFTEEDQLWSEFVSESTEDFTSRLKATLDHIFKDLLGEKDTCECIISSSVEV; encoded by the exons GCTATTTCCGGGTTTTTTATCCAATCCGACCCGTCTACGGATCCTCAACCACATCCACCAGCTTTTGGGCTGAAATCACGCACATCTGCCACCTATTGGGAAGACTTTGAGGCACGCATCCAAAAGCTCCAACAGTCAGCCCCAGGTAATGTGCGCTATGTAGTCTGTTGGTTAGCTCGCCATGGACAGGGGTGGC GCGTGGATAGGTATGGTCCAATAGCCTGGGAAAACAAGTGGTCGAAGCAGAATGGCGACGGGGAGATAACTTGGGGTC CTGACGCCAAGTTGACACCCCTGGGAGAAACCCAAGCTAAGGCGGTAAACGAGATTTGGAAAAAAGAACTTTCACGACCCGGGGATCCGATTCCTGTA CCGACCAGACTATTCTCTTCGCCTCTGACTCGTGCTTTGGCAACTCTTGATTTGACATTCAAAGGTGTTCTCCCCAAAGACGAAAGCACGGGTGATCCCGTCAGGAGCCCGCTTGTCATAGAG AATCTTCGTGAAGAATTGTCTCCATACACGAGCGATCACCGCAGTAGCAAAACTGACATACAGAAGGCCTACCCAGGTTTTCTTTTTGAAGACTCGTTTACCGAAGAA GATCAGCTCTGGAGCGAGTTCGTTTCTGAATCAACTGAGGATTTTACCTCGCGCTTGAAAGCTACTTTAGATCATATATTTAAAGATTTACTTGGAGAGAAGGATACCTGTGAGTGCATCATTTCTTCGAGTGTGGAGGTCTGA